Below is a window of Manis javanica isolate MJ-LG chromosome 2, MJ_LKY, whole genome shotgun sequence DNA.
CTACACCCGTCTCCATCCCCAGCCACTACTCTCTGAGGGAGTGTTTTCGCAACCCTCAGCTCCGGATCTTTGCCTACCTGATGGCTGTCATCCTCAGTGTCACTCTGTTGCTCATCTTCTCCATCTTTTGGACCAAGCAGTTCCTTTGGGGTATGGGGTGAGCGTCTGTCCCCAACAAGAAACAAAGTCTTTCTCAGTGGTTGCTGGGTATGGGGCCTGCAGGACCTCGTTTGGGTTGTCTGCCTTTATAGTATTGCTCATTTTACCATTAGGCCATCCATTTGCTTCTGGGATAAGAGTCCTGCCATAAAACCTCTGAAAGCTAAAGGGCTGAGAGAAGAGGCCAAGAGACCTCTGGGTATGAACTATGGCGCCATGGAAGGGCAGAGCGATGCAGCCACTTGTGCCAAAGGGCTGGACCGTGCCATCCAGGAAGCTGGCTAGCCCGACGAGCAAGTTGCATTGCTCTGGATTCAGTTCACTTTTTgagttgctttttaaattacatgttGCTAAACAACTTCTGAAAGTTGAGAGTCAATTCTGTGACCAAGTGTGTATGTCTCATCCTTTCAGATTCCTCTCCAGATGTTTTGCCATCAGTATCAGTAAAACTGgtctgttttcattcattcatcacttaCTCATTCAGTAACCATGTATTTGGCTGGTGCTGTGTTGAAACTAGGGGAAGAGAAGGGCAGCATTATCCTCGGGGGACAGAGAGCCCTTACCGGCAAGGAGGGCATGTTTATCTGGCTTCTTCTTGTGCAAGACCACCTCATGTCCATGTGGTTTATGGACTGCTAAGTATAAAAGTTTAAAGGCAAAAGCAGCTAGGGTCAGTTGATCAGGTCTGGGATTTGGAAGGTCCTGGTAGGAGAGATTGGGCCTAATGAAAAGAGTAGGTGCAGAGTGGGCTGACTCCTTTCCCCTAAGCCCCGAAATGCTAACCTCAACAAGGCAGAAACCCTGGCTAGGGTAAAAGCCTTAGCTCCCATCGCAGCCCATGCAGGCAGGGAGcccttgttttcattttatgacAGATTCtaggacccaaggaaaacaagataGAATTGGAAAGCTCAAGCTACTGCTTGACGTTACTACCACTAGTGTCTAAAACCCTGGTTTCTGCTTCCCTAGTTTTAATACTGCCTGGTGGCTCGGGGTTCTGAAATAATCTGAGTGGTTAAACAGCATCACAATTATGAAAAGGTAACATTTTgagttcttcaaaatatttaaagaataagctTTCAGAAGCCAGAAATTGAGTTGGTTTTACTGCTCTAAATAACAATTGTGAGTTTAATGGAACTAGCTTCCATAAATTTTAGGGGTCTTAATGTACAAGATATTGCAAAATAGTCAAGACATATTATTTCATGTTTAGTAAGACCAGTCTTAAGCTCCAATGGGAAGAAAAAATTTCTCCACTACAAAATTGGAAAGCTGCCTATGTATCCTGCCAGGAGACTTGCACCTACCTCCCCATTTGTGCCATCAAAGATAATTACCCTTAAGCTGAGACCTGACCTCTCCCCACTGACTTCATTTCTTTACACATCCTTGCTCCTGCATCTTGTGGCAGGTAAATTAGGCAATGACCTCACCATGTTCTCTGagccatgaggaacaggaagaGGAGCTGGGGGAGCTCAGGAGGATCACCTGCCTCTGCACGAGGACCCGCTGTACCAGTTAAGTAAGCTTCATCCCTACTGCACAGATGAAACTTAGGCCCTGCAGTTTAGAGCCAAGGTCAGGGTCACcgagctagtaagtggtggactTTCAGTCAAAACAGAACTTACATTTCTGGAATGGCTGACACACCATCCAGATAAGACATAAAGTTTGAGTTTTTTGGGATAGGGAAGAATATACTTAACATTATAGCATCCTGTTTTTATATTCACTAGTTCTAACACTGGGGCAGTGCCATCCTCCTAGGGGGTCATTCAGAAATGTTTGGGAGTTATCTTTGGTATTCCAATGAAGCGGATGTGTTCTGGCTTTCGGTTCCAGGAATCAGGGATGCTGACATGCTGCAAATAGTTAAGACTGTTCCACACAGCAAGTATCATCTATCCCCAGATGCAAGTAGTTTTCTGTTGAATAACACTATAGACTCCCCCTAAATTCATGAGAAGTGAAATTAATGCCCTTTGGCATACGTCAGAGTAACAGATACAATGACTCAAAAGTGCAGTATAAAATGGGAGTATCCTTTAAAAGCTCAGGCTTTGTACAGGAGACAGGCTATGCTGACTGGATTGGTCTTCTTATCTGGCCAGTATTGCCCACATACTCAATAAAGGCTGATGCAATCTTTTCATAACATCACAGACAGGAAGACCAGGCCCCACCACTTACTGAGTAACCtcgggcaagttacttagctttTTTGAGCTTTGGTTTTATCTGTAAAAAGGGTATAATAATGAACTCACAAGAtctggaggattaaatgagatgtctGAATGTGCCTGGCATAGTGTCTAAGCAGAGTGTCCTGTTAAGTGGGGACTATATTTATCTCACCATTATCATAAAATGCCACACTTGGCTTATGTTCCTTAGCTGCTTTCTTACAGTATTTCCAACGAAGAAATGTATATTCCACAAGATATTTGTTTTGCTGAAGGCTTAGATGAAATATTTTCACTCAGTTGCTACCTCTAAATcacttagaatgaaaaaaaaaagacaaatctaaTGGAAtagtaaaatatataaacttttaaaactgaGAACCTTTGTTAATGCAGTATATCCAAATTGCAATGCTAACACACTGTTCACTATTAGTTCACACACACAAGTAGTAAtgaaaaatagtttcttttcATAGCTAATCATGGAGGAAAAATAAGAGTCAATATTTAAGCAATAGTGAAGTACCCAACAGAGGGTAGAGCTGTTAATTCAGAAGCTtaacaaatatacaatatatgcAACTACTTGGTTGTAATTGAAATCAAACAATTATTTAGCTATAGGTCACACATTCATAGTTCACAGGAGTTATGCAAAAACATTCTAAGCCTGTCTGAACAACAAAATGGAAAGTGTTTTGAGTGTTCAAGAAGCCTTCATATACACCCTTCTTGAATTCTctataaattctttcttttaattatatttttatgtgaatttacTGTGTACTTTCAGTGGTTGTGTATTTGGGGTGGAAAGAGGTGAAGGTAATTGCTGGATGGTCATTGAGTAAGAATTACAGTCCAGATGGGGTTTACTGGTAGTCTGGTCCACAATGCAACAGCCCtctacttcttaaaatttttaaattattaagagTACTTATTAAGGAGACCAAAATTAGAATAAGCTGTATTTGAGATCTGTTACATCTCAAACCAAAAAAAGGAGGTCCTCTTATGGACCAATTGCTGGGATTCAGAAAATGCTTAACTATACAAAGTAATTCTTTAAAGGAGTTTTTATAACAGGATTTTACTCTGTAAAAAAAGTTTACGTTTAGGAATAACAaggtatttttttcagttatctCAATATGAAGGGTACATATCCTTTAAATAACCAATAAAGGAGGCTGCAACAATAGAGACATCATGTTTGCTTTCTAAGAATTTCATTAAATCTTGACACGAAGGCCTAGCTTTGGAGTAACATGAAGGATGCCAAACttcaaagcaaaatggaagacATTTTCTGACGAGGCAAATGTTCAGTTCTGAGCTTCCTCACCCAGTTAGCATTCCAGGTGAATGCAACAAGAAGAGGTGAAATCTTCAATTCATAACTCTGAGCACAGCTGTGGTCTACCTCTTCATCTCCCATTCTAAAGGTCAAGGAAAGGTTCTCACTCTGTAGGCATTGTTTCACCAGAGATGTGCCATCTGACTCGAGAGCTTCCAGACTACGGTCCAGCCATCTTGCTCTCTGGGTCACATGTAGTCCTGAAGCTTGTACCATGTAACGGAAAGCCAAGTTCCAAGAATTAAAAATGGAGTCCGTCACAATCCTGAGTGCTGTAAAGGAGGCAATAGGCATTCAAACAAAAGATTAATAAGAACAATGTTTACAGTTTGTGGCAGGGCTtgaaagatgaaaattaaaatttcaaccgtgaaaattaaaattttatgaagtTTGGCATACAGGGACTGGGCAGGCTGCCTGCATGGAGTGGGGACTGACATGGAAATCCAATTCTTTTAAGGGACTATACATAGTAATTGGCAAAAAACATGATAGAACCAAACATATTAAttcctttcttttgaaaaatggcCCTTATGAGATTGCTTGAGGTGAGAGTCCTTTTTCCAAGGTCCTGCCTATTCAGCCATCCACAGCTTGAAGGTCCTGTCATATGAGCAAGTGGCTATGAGCTGCCCATCGGAAGAAATGTCCAGGCCCATCACTTTGCCTTCATGGCCAGCCAGAGTCTTCAGTGGAGACCAGCCTGGGTGGGTCCAGATCTTGGCTGTGTTATCATAGGCCCCAGTGAGCAAGAAATTCCCCTGGATAGCTACAAGAGAAAAGAACGGAAGTTGCTTGAGGAATTCAATTATTCAAAAgaccatagaaaataaaaccacaaaaatatgaacatacgattttgaaaaagacagttatTTCCACGTCCAAAAACCTCTCCCACTCACAACTATATTCCTAGTAGGCCTCCAGGGAAAAGGGACAATAGGCAGACTTAGCGAAACAAGTAACATTATTAAGGTCTTTTGGCTCTCTTCTGGATAGATACCTGTCCAGAGTAATATTAAGGACTCAGAGCTTTGGAACttccatgagaaagaaaaagaagcgAAGTATTCATGGAAGTCTCCTTTACTTCCCAGCAGCAAGATGCATGCCATGCCACAGCTCTGTCTGAAAGTATGGTAGagggaaggaaattaaaatttgttCCTTCAGCAGAGTCCAAATTCTCTCCAGTTCCACTTCCAACTTAAGCTAAAGCTGGCCTGCATTCCATGGAAGTACAATCTGTCCTGTGACTAGGCCTAAAGTGGGAAAACCTTACGCTCAAACTTGACACCAGTCACTAAGTTCTGATGGGCAGGGATGGTGTAGACACAACGCCGCTGTCGAAGGTCCCACACTTTGCAGGTGTTGTCGCCACTGCCAGTTGCAACATGATAGCTGTCAGTCAGATGAAGTATCCAAATTAGAAACAAAGAATACTTTCTGACCActagccctccccacccctcattcAATGAGCTCGTTTTACCCATTGGGGGAGAAGTTTATTCCATAGATTTCCTTCAAGTGGCCTTCTAGGAACATGATACAACGTCCTGTGCGCAGGTCCCAAACTCGACCAAATGCATCCAGTCCcctgataaaataatttataaatgaacatttttaatcCAGTTTTCTGTGGAAGTGGGCACAGCTAAGAGGTGAGACTACTGAGATGCCCCTGGTTATGTGGAAGAAGACTTACCCAGTGCCAGCCAAAGAGCCATCTTGATGGAAGGCGATGTCATATACACCCATGCTGTGGCCTTCCTGATGCAGGATCTCTTCCTGAGCCTCTAAATCCCATAAGCGCCATGAGCGGTCATAGCTAAGAAATCAAACAATTAACCAGCAGACACTCAGTTCCTACAATGTCTAAAGTGCTATAGTTTATAGCTCAAGTTATGTCTCTAAATCTCCCTATAAACCATATTAACAAGAATTTCTTTATAGGCATAAACAATGCCTCAACAACTGAGCTAATCTGACTTTCGTGAGTGCTACCTGGGAAACCATGGGCTTCCTAAAAACCTACTTCAGTGGCTATTTTAAGAACAGAATTCCCTAAGAATGGCTCAGCAAAGACTCTGATGCCTTCTTTCTTAACCTATTTCACTATTATATCTTTTTATTCACTGAGAATTTGTTGGGCCCTAATTTGGTTGTtagatacaaaaatcaatcatTAACAAACAGATCAACAGAACTGAAGAAAGAATATGGAAAGAGACCCACAtacatggtcaaatgattttcagtGAGGCTACCAGAGCTATTTCCATAGGGAAAGGAaagtctcaataaatgttggtagAACTGTCTATGTGCATGGAAAtaaggcaaaaaacaaacaaaaataccctattaaaaaaatggaaaagtaccTGGACACTGCATGAAAGAGGAtttacaaatggtcaataagtaTATGATCAAGTACTCAACACCAATAGTTATTagggtaataaaaaaattataactatgaGATTTCATTATGTACTTGCTAGACTGGGCAAAATGGCAAGATTGACAGTagcaagtgctgacaaggatgtgaagcAACCATAattctgggaatgtaaaatggtacaaccactttggaaaaccatttggaagttttaaagaagttaaatagTCATCTACCCTATGACCTAGCAATTGCATTCCTAGGCATTTATTCaagagacaggaaagaaaaacatgttcacaAAAGGCATCATACAATTTTATAGCACCTTTATTTTGACTAGCCAAACCCTGGGAACAGcacaagtgtccatcaataagaaatggataaataagcCAAGGCAGAGTCAAACAACTGAATActcctcagcaataaaaaggaactgaTACATGTAACATATGAATGAATCTTCAAAATGTTAGGCCAAGTAGCAGTCAGACAGAAACAAGTTCATACTGTATGAACAGACAGAATTAAtctatggtgatagaaatcagatcAATGGTTGCTTTGGAATCAGGGGTTCACTGGGAAGGAGCATGGGACAActtttctggggtgatggaaatgttctattgACAGAGATGTGGGTTACACATATTGTATCCATTTGTCAAGACTGACTGATCTATGcacttaaaataaattcattccaCTGCACGTTAATTTTCCCTCATTTAAAAGTTCTTTAACAGACTGTGGACTCATTAAACCTATAGAACCAGAAAGGGAGACCAATTTGTAAACAGAGATTATAATATGATGTGTAGCAAACACCCCTCTGGTATTGGTCACAGGAGAAGAATGAAAATCCTAGTTTTCTAGCGATCAGTGGTTGAAATTTCAGATTAACTGTGCTTTAAAAGCAAATACACTTAGCCCTAACTGGATCATACCCTCTTCTGATTCTGATTCATTGCAGTCCAACCAAATCCTATGTGATGATTTCTGCTCTAAAAATTTACTTGGCAGTTAGCTATAAAAGGTTAACAAGATGTCACAGCTCGCATGGATAGAAAGACAACAGGATGTCTTACCAGGTGGTACCCAAGAAACGCCCGGATGGGTGCCACATTACACGGGCCACACGCACCGTGTGACCTTCAATATCTGCCACTGGTTCATCACTGAAAAGAACCAAATATATGTGAGTAAACTATTTTATACTCatgtaaatattcattgaatttaTTAACTGTTTTCACAGATGCACCCATTTTGTATGATTTGAGATGTCAAATTGTAACTAAATTTGttacttgttaaaaataaaggGTTTACAGTAATTTAGATCACTTCTCTAGGTTTTAAAAGGTTTGGGACTATTTCATGTGCCCACAAGGCAAAACTGCCCACAGCAGTAAAATAAACATTGCCTTCCTATCTCAACTCATTATGTTAATTGACTCTTTATGCTACACCACTTAggattagagaaaaataaaaaatagttcagCTTGAAAGCAAAATAGTCTCTCTTCACCAAGTTGTGCTGaaattctagaaagaaaatacactttgatagagatAAGCTACAGAAATAAGTTTTGGTATGAGTGGATTACAGATAAATGTTTCTCCAACTTTACCTTATTCAAGGATCCACATGAAAAAAAGGAACTAGAGGCTTAGTTCCTTTTGGTGGCTATTAAATTCTACTAGCCAGCAACTACATAAAGATCTGAAACACcagtaaaaggaaataaacatgaaCCCTAAAGAGGGCAATTAAAAAGGGAACTCTGTCAATGTGTACACACAGAGCTAAGCAAAGCCCTAGGGGAATAAATATTGCTGAGAATTACCAAAGCCTATTAAAACTTGCTATGCTCATAGGTAAGACCCGTCTGGCAGAGAGTAGAGACACTAATTAGCTCTTTACCAAATCCTAGAATAAAAGCCTCATGTACTTTCCTAAAGAAACTAAGCAACTGAATTCAGATATCTCTTAGCCAACCAGATGCTTCTAAAAGTATCTTggaaaacaattataaacatatctTACTAATAAAAAAATGTTGCAGTTGGGACAACACAGTCTAGGTAAAGGATGATGCTGTTGTGGGGAGACATCATTTCCCTGGTAATACTGCTAGACAGAAcctcccttttctctcccctGTGGCTATTTGCTATGAACAAACATGCTGCCAAGTATATTATCTTTAGTCAATCTACCAAACAGGGCATTTCTCTAACATCAGTCTATTAAGGAGGAGGTATGATGGATCTTTCCAGAATAACTGGAGCTGGGAAACAGGGGCTACTGtgttagaggaaaaaaataaaggcccAAAGttaacaaataagaaaaacctGACACAACTCCTCTGATGAGAAAAGGTCTAAGAAAGCAAtcctccattctgttttcacaGCAAGTTACTCTGACTCTCAGAGCATCTCAGGGTTTAAATGGCAGATGTGCAGGTCCCAAGGGCCAACCAATCAACTATTTTTATGACTGCCGTATGTACAGGACAGCAATATTCACCTGTCAAGGCTCCAAAGCTTCACAGAACCATCAGCAGCACAAGAAGCTAGATTGACATCTTTCTGGTCCAAGGAGACAGTGGATTTTGGATGGAATACAATTGCTCCTACATTTGTGTTATGACCTGAAGTAATATAAAAGAAAGTTAAAGAGTTCCTGCCCCCTTACAACTTATGTGCAAAAACGGACTATGATGAGTACTACAGATATGTATTAGGAAACATGTGGTCATAGAGTATTCAAGTGACTTTTCAACTActaaaaaaatgaactatttaaaactaatatttaaattACATCATAAAAGCAAAGCAcacaaaatgttttgtttttggtttagaGACTTTAAAATGCCAGAGTGGGGCTGGACTGAGAGAAAAGTAGTGTATGTACAAAGTCATTATCTTCCAGCCTTGCAGTCagagaaaaccaaaccaaaacaaatcaataaagaattaattttgtGCGTATTGCACCTGAGTGTCAGCCAGAATTTTAGAACTTCACTGCTTGATGGAATTATTACTAGGAAAAGACTGAGATTTAAACAAGATTTTAACTCACCTCGAAGAGTGTAAAGAAGATTGCAATCAGGAACAGACCAGAGCTTGCAAAGCCCACTCctatcaaatacaaaggaaagcatCTCAGCCAGGGTTGGTCTGGGAAGGAAAAGGTACCTTGGTAACATTAATTAAGGACAATCTCTTCTCACCCCCAATAAACTTTACAGTggcagacagaaaaagaaaagtttatcatTTGAAGGGCTACAGAAGAAAGCTCCATCCAGGTCTCATGTACCCAGAGGCCTCTACTGGACTGCAATTAGTGTAAATTGTTATTTTCCTTAACTTTTGGATCAATTTGTGAAGGAAGATAGGACAAACCATCCAACAACAATAATGATACTATCTCCTTAAATAGGAAAAGTATTTTGCTGCTTACAAAGTGCTTAAAgactttttatttcagaaaatttctATCAAGTTACTTTTATACCTATTATCTCAAATGATCCTTATAACAGACCCACAAGGAACGACCATCTCTACTTCAGAATGAAGgtaactgaggcttggagaggtagAGGGATTTGTGTAGGTCCTTGGCTTTCTCTGAACCACAGCCTCTTGCTGCCTAGTATAGTTGCTGTGCATACAGTGTAGGAAGTTTCCCCTCACTGGATGGTCACATCCCTTAAAAACACTAAATAATTCAGTAGAACAAAACGATAAAGGTATCACGTCTGAGAGTTTCCTTAATATATGATGGTaagtacaaaacaaaataaagatacaaaCGGCAATTCGTGTTTACTGAGTCCTTACTACATACCAGGCACTATCAAGGCAAAATGATTTACAAACATTCTTACCCTACTTTACagctaaggaaactgaagcttacagAGATTAAGTACCTTGCTTAGGTCACACAGCCAAACAAGAAAATTTATATTGAGGTATGCATTCTGGTTAGTCTACAATCTTTTACCTCCAAAAAGCTAGTGTCAGGACACAACTGACATGTCACAGATCTCAGGGGTCCCTCTGAACACGAAGAAGACTATATTGTATAACAAAGACTACACTGTATAATCTAATTGGTAAACACTAGAACCTTTAGTTTGGTGCAATCATGAGAAGCATAGGAAAAGGACATAGAAACGGGCATCTAAGACACCCCATTTTAAGACAAAAAAGTCACTGTAAAATGGGACTTACCAACAAGCTGTGGCCAGCATTTTGGAATTAGGACTAAAGTGACAGTAGGAGATAGGCCGATCATCTCCAATCTGACTGCAGAAATTATTcaaagactaaaaaataaaagaaggaagtaaAACAATGAACATTAACAGGCTAATCTAGGAGTTTCTCCGCTTttgcaacattaaaaaaacaatcttCCAGTTTCAACCCACCCCAAGAttctttcatagttttttttgttgttgtttaaaggACACTTATATTAACAACTGAATTGAGTCAAGGCTTATCTGGACTCCAGCAGACTGTCTTCTACAGTCTTCGTATCACTAGCATCTGTGTCAgctaaataaaaacaggaaaaccaTGGAGGGATCTAAAGTACAGCTTTGACATACTAAATTCAAGAGCAGAACCCAGGCCTCTGCTGAGTACAAAGTACAGAAGATTCCTGCCATCTAAACTGATGGGTCCTCCCAAAGAACAACAGTGTAAGCAGGAGGAATAATTATAGCTGCCTTTACCTTGGGCAGGCCAAAGTAGGAAatctaataaatattataaaagctTTAAGATACTGACTGGACAATTGCTGAGAGCCCCTTACCCGGAGAGATTTGTGCAGTTCTTGAACTTGGGAGGTTCTTGTTGTCTCAGGAATCTCTTTATGGAGACGGGCCTCTTCCAAGCGTTTCATTGCCCTGTGACACAGAAATGACATTATGACTATGAGCAAATGGGTTGTAAAGAAGGGTCCACATATGTATCTacctttcagtttcatttaacCACCATCATTATAAAGCAGCAGATTCTCAGTCCTTGAGAGGAGACAAACAAAAtatgcttctttctctttttagagGCTCTTCTTACCTGGGCAGTGAATAATTAGCAATCCATAGTCTAGCAACCTTCAGGCTGTTTGGCCCTTCGTGGTACCAGGTTTGATGatactgaaaattaaattaagagCAGAAATGTTAAGTCTGAAGCATTTCTGCCCTTTTCATAGCTGTCAATTCCTTGCAACTGCCCAGGGAAAAGGTGAATTCGTTTAGTGATAGGCATACATGTTTCCTACCCTATTTCTTTCTATGAACTCTTATTGAATGGTTTCTGGTTCCTTGTATTAACTAAGGAATGCTATGGTTCTTTCCTGAATGGGAAAATCACTCATCTCCATTATACCTACACAGAAACCAGAAACCATTGCCAACAACTCTTCTTAAATCGGAGAGTCTTCAAAGACATTCGTCCCCCACCatac
It encodes the following:
- the PRPF4 gene encoding U4/U6 small nuclear ribonucleoprotein Prp4 isoform X1, with translation MASSRTSSTQATKTKAPDDLVAPVVKKPHIYYGSLEEKERERLAKGESGILGKEGLKAGIEAGNINITSGEVFEIEEHISERQAEVLAEFERRKRARQINVSTDDSEVKACLRALGEPITLFGEGPAERRERLRNILSVVGTDALKKTKKDDEKSKKSKEEYHQTWYHEGPNSLKVARLWIANYSLPRAMKRLEEARLHKEIPETTRTSQVQELHKSLRSLNNFCSQIGDDRPISYCHFSPNSKMLATACWSGLCKLWSVPDCNLLYTLRGHNTNVGAIVFHPKSTVSLDQKDVNLASCAADGSVKLWSLDSDEPVADIEGHTVRVARVMWHPSGRFLGTTCYDRSWRLWDLEAQEEILHQEGHSMGVYDIAFHQDGSLAGTGGLDAFGRVWDLRTGRCIMFLEGHLKEIYGINFSPNGYHVATGSGDNTCKVWDLRQRRCVYTIPAHQNLVTGVKFEPIQGNFLLTGAYDNTAKIWTHPGWSPLKTLAGHEGKVMGLDISSDGQLIATCSYDRTFKLWMAE
- the PRPF4 gene encoding U4/U6 small nuclear ribonucleoprotein Prp4 isoform X2, producing MASSRTSSTATKTKAPDDLVAPVVKKPHIYYGSLEEKERERLAKGESGILGKEGLKAGIEAGNINITSGEVFEIEEHISERQAEVLAEFERRKRARQINVSTDDSEVKACLRALGEPITLFGEGPAERRERLRNILSVVGTDALKKTKKDDEKSKKSKEEYHQTWYHEGPNSLKVARLWIANYSLPRAMKRLEEARLHKEIPETTRTSQVQELHKSLRSLNNFCSQIGDDRPISYCHFSPNSKMLATACWSGLCKLWSVPDCNLLYTLRGHNTNVGAIVFHPKSTVSLDQKDVNLASCAADGSVKLWSLDSDEPVADIEGHTVRVARVMWHPSGRFLGTTCYDRSWRLWDLEAQEEILHQEGHSMGVYDIAFHQDGSLAGTGGLDAFGRVWDLRTGRCIMFLEGHLKEIYGINFSPNGYHVATGSGDNTCKVWDLRQRRCVYTIPAHQNLVTGVKFEPIQGNFLLTGAYDNTAKIWTHPGWSPLKTLAGHEGKVMGLDISSDGQLIATCSYDRTFKLWMAE
- the PRPF4 gene encoding U4/U6 small nuclear ribonucleoprotein Prp4 isoform X3; the protein is MLSFVFDRSGLCKLWSVPDCNLLYTLRGHNTNVGAIVFHPKSTVSLDQKDVNLASCAADGSVKLWSLDSDEPVADIEGHTVRVARVMWHPSGRFLGTTCYDRSWRLWDLEAQEEILHQEGHSMGVYDIAFHQDGSLAGTGGLDAFGRVWDLRTGRCIMFLEGHLKEIYGINFSPNGYHVATGSGDNTCKVWDLRQRRCVYTIPAHQNLVTGVKFEPIQGNFLLTGAYDNTAKIWTHPGWSPLKTLAGHEGKVMGLDISSDGQLIATCSYDRTFKLWMAE